The window ACAGCCAATGTTGACACTCGGGGAGCTTCCCTGTTCGGCTATTCTGAACTACCCTGGCTGGTGTGCGGGCAGGACACCAGGTGGACAGGACACTTGTCCAGGGACAATAAAGGGCATCCAGTGTTCCAGGTTAAACATCTGCTTTATTCAGATCGGGTGACCAGAGGCCCAGGCAGCCGATCTTGCAGGAGATGTCACCCCTGGGTGTCCCCCCGCCTCCCCCTTTAAGAATGTGCTCCTGCACAGCGAACATCAGAACTCATCCTTTAGGTCAAAATGGGGTTGGTCTTCAGGCTTGAAGTCCAGGTTGGGGCTGCCGTCCTCGTTGAGGATTCTTCGGGCCGTGTAGCCAACGATGGGATACTTGGCTTTGTACACTCTAGTGAAGACATCATCCAGGGATTCCAGCTCCTTGGCTGTGAGGCCCGTCTTGGGGAGAAAAGCCCAGGACACACAGAGGGTGGGGATGAGCGAAGCATGCCCGGCACTGGTTTCTCGCCGTCCCCCCTTACTCGCCCCACACCCCCGatgcaagagaaaaaatatctcaaCAAACCAAATAATGGACAATTGGCTTTTGAAGAGACAATCCTGCGtgcgtgtgtgttggggaggTGGTGATGGGAGGGGAGCAATGGCTTCATCACGTTTTGCTGTTTGACTGATGTACGAATTAAAGCCTCCGGAGCACCAGCGGCCTGGGGCCGGATGGGGGCGCACCCTGCCATCTGcatgcccctcctcctgcctgattGATCCCACCGTTCTCTACACTCCTCCCATTAGAGATTTATACACCCTTCCCCCTCcttaatgttttcattgtttctgtaATGTTGCAGCGTAAGAGTCTGACTCATCTGAGCACAACTCGGGGGAATGCCAGCCTTTCTGTTGGGATCACTTAGACTCTGAATTGGGTTTTGTTAATGCCATTTTCTCCTTCATGGAAACATGAGCATGGGGGCTCAGGATTCATCTCCTGAGCCACCAAGAGTGGCCTGGGGAGTGGGTCTCAGAGACTAACAGCAAATCTGTAagaggctgggggctgtgggTGTAGATGGTAAGGGAGATGGGGGTCACGGCTGCCAAGGCAGGCTGGAGCCAAACTGTGAAGATCACTGCATTTGATCATAAGTTCGCTGGAGTCTAGACTTGACTCTGTAGGCAacggggagccatggaaggtttctGAGTAGGAGTGGCACGGTAAGATGTCTATTTCAGGAAGACAGCTGGCCACCACACCCAGTGGACTGAGATGTAAAGAGGCTAGTTAGGAAGCCTTGCTACTGCCCAGAGGTAAAAAAGGCCAtggccggggggtggggggcacgaCATTTTGACAAAGGCTCTTAAGCTGGCTCACAGTGTCATGGGTGAGGTCTGCAGGATCCAGGGACATCTTGGCCACCCCTCTGGTGGAGTCCTTCCCTGTCAAGGCATTGTAGGGGGCTCCTCGTCCATAAAACTCTgcagtggggaggaaggaggagggtgtgAGAGTGGATGTGCATGCAGAGCAGCGGGGGGAGAGGGCTTCCGAGACCCACCCAATCGTGAAAAACGCTCCAGGCCCAAGGAGATGGAGCGCAGTGAAGATGTGAAGTCCAATAAGCCACCCCAGCCATCAGTTTGCATTCCACTAATTCAGAATATGGAGTAAGTCGCACATGCTGGGTTgagaagtgattttttaaaaaatacagaataaaaataatctcttaaaaagtatttaaaatgcaaacaagaaaaatgctcAGTCTTTGTAAATGTCAGTGGAAGCCAAGTCTATTTCTGTTTAACCTCTTTTGTTTGGCATCAAGGAAACAATGAGCCATTACAAAATTACTTCCGCGATATCATTTGTAGTTACCATTAGCGAAACCATGAAATGGCATTAAAATGTTCTATGACATTCTATGATCTCAACTCTTTGCTAAGTAACACTTTTCCTCTCACTGCTTCAACCACAGTAAACGATCAAGTTTAAATTTGATTCTATAGGCAATGGAGAGCCATGGAAGGTGTTTGAGCAGGAGCATGAcattattaggaaaaaaactgCTGAAGTACAACCCTGATAAAGATTGTTAACTCAGTCCTTCCCATTCCTCACACCTCCAATGCCCACTCTGGCTGCCTAGCTCCCCAGAAATAAGGATTCACAAAGCCAAGCCACTTACCCTTTCCAGAAGTGACATCAAACACCACTCCCTTCACTGCCATGTAGATGGGCTGATCTTCCTAGAAAGCAGGAGAGAAGCTGTGAGGAGCAGGCGAAGAGCCCAGCTCTTTCAGCTCAAGTCAGTAAAATCTCTTCCCACCATGGGCTGTGGAGAGAGCTGTGGGTGAAGTTAAAAAGAGCCAGTCCTcagcgggctggcccctccctgcatAACAGGCCCACTCACAAGGTACAGAAAAGTTACAGAGTATCATGACAAGCCCAGGGCGAtacctttcttgaaaaaaaaaaaatcaggaacagAAGCAACTCTACAcagataaaaattcaaaacaatgttAAATGATAAACTGTTTAAATCGGTCCAAATTTCCTTCCATCTTCATCAGTGTACAAACATGGATGTAATCAGTGTAAATGatctattttacattttgtttcttaCAGGTAACATTACTTTGTATAAACATTTTCATGTATTGAAATAACCAAATGGCTGTCATTTAAACAGCTGTATCGTATTTATATTAGTGATACTGTGTACCTGTCTCCTCAGCTATTCTTCTATTTTGGGTGTCTGGCTTGTTTCCAATTCCTTAGA of the Equus quagga isolate Etosha38 chromosome 13, UCLA_HA_Equagga_1.0, whole genome shotgun sequence genome contains:
- the NENF gene encoding neudesin produces the protein MAGPAPVRRLRPLAALTLVLALAPGLPAVRAGQAPRPAERGPPVRLFTEEELARYSGEEEDQPIYMAVKGVVFDVTSGKEFYGRGAPYNALTGKDSTRGVAKMSLDPADLTHDTTGLTAKELESLDDVFTRVYKAKYPIVGYTARRILNEDGSPNLDFKPEDQPHFDLKDEF